A single Anopheles arabiensis isolate DONGOLA chromosome X, AaraD3, whole genome shotgun sequence DNA region contains:
- the LOC120905665 gene encoding uncharacterized protein LOC120905665, translated as MSLETLMKRFFTIEDLSEKPSWSVEEAACERFYMETTTRDESGKYIVKLPRKPDMIGRMGESRMIALRRFLAIERRLEREPETRKAYTEFMDEYLHLGHMSKVVSDRTTSECYYLPHHPVFKVDSTTTKCRVVFDASSKTSTGVSLNDTMMVGPTLQQDGASILLRFRTHQVALTADVAKMYRQVWIHPDDRKLQRILWRSSPSDPIEEFELNTVTYGTAAAPFLAVRTLQQTREDHKEEFPIAASREHDFYVDDFVSGDKSIEEAQELQFQMNLLYAKGGFSLRAVDFDKAALRSIYTCLIDIYI; from the coding sequence ATGTCTCTTGAAACACTCATGAAACGTTTCTTCACCATCGAAGACTTAAGCGAGAAACCTAGTTGGAGTGTTGAAGAAGCTGCATGTGAACGGTTTTACATGGAAACGACGACTAGGGATGAGAGTGGTAAATACATTGTGAAGCTTCCACGCAAACCAGACATGATTGGGCGGATGGGTGAATCGCGAATGATCGCATTACGGCGGTTTTTAGCCATCGAGCGTCGGTTAGAACGAGAACCCGAAACGCGAAAGGCGTATACTGAGTTCATGGATGAGTATTTACACCTGGGCCACATGAGCAAGGTGGTCTCAGATCGAACGACATCAGAGTGTTACTATCTGCCTCATCACCCCGTGTTTAAGGTAGATAGTACAACCACGAAATGTCGAGTAGTGTTCGACGCTTCCAGCAAAACGTCGACAGGAGTGTCACTGAATGATACTATGATGGTGGGTCCAACATTGCAACAGGACGGTGCGTCGATCTTGCTGCGATTTAGAACCCATCAAGTGGCTTTGACAGCAGATGTCGCTAAAATGTATCGCCAGGTATGGATACACCCTGACGATCGCAAGTTGCAGCGTATTTTGTGGCGATCATCACCGTCAGATCCGATAGAAGAGTTCGAGCTAAATACAGTCACGTATGGTACTGCGGCGGCACCATTCCTGGCGGTACGAACTCTGCAGCAGACAAGGGAAGACCACAAAGAAGAGTTTCCCATAGCAGCATCACGAGAACACGATTTTTACGTAGACGATTTTGTCTCTGGTGACAAATCAATAGAAGAGGCACAAGAGCTGCAGTTTCAGATGAACCTCCTCTACGCTAAAGGAGGATTTTCATTAC